One genomic region from Arthrobacter sp. YN encodes:
- a CDS encoding HNH endonuclease: protein MKQIREGQARTAVSAVPLPALSRGVAQAGTVSGDLIGQLRVLEEMKSAISGLQAQIAVAFDLAQRVEQAEAGLPEAERGKGVGAQVALARRESPNRGSRLVGLARALVLEMPHTLAALNSGRLNEWRATPLVKETACLSVEDRAAVDEELAPDTGTFDGKGDKAIIAAAKAAAYRRDPRSVAQRASHAASERMVSLRPAPDTMTYLTALLPVAQGVAVYAALTRGADSARSSGDPRGRGQVMADTLTERITGTPGGVAAVELQLVMTDRTLFEGDSEPARLHGYGIVPAPWARTLIGAEEPHTRVGANAATAQDQNFTVWVRRLYTAPGSGELLAMDSKARLFPHRHRRFIQARDHTCRTPYCDAPIRHIDHIVPWHSGGTTTLDNAAGLCEACNHTKENPGWTATPLPAETHTLHISTPTGHTYQSKAPPLPGHRPSRT, encoded by the coding sequence ATGAAGCAGATTCGGGAAGGGCAAGCGAGGACGGCGGTCTCTGCTGTGCCTCTTCCTGCTCTGTCTCGAGGGGTGGCTCAGGCCGGCACTGTCAGTGGCGATTTGATTGGTCAGTTGCGGGTGTTGGAGGAGATGAAGTCGGCTATTTCCGGTTTGCAGGCGCAGATTGCTGTGGCGTTTGATCTGGCGCAGCGGGTTGAGCAGGCCGAGGCCGGGTTGCCTGAGGCGGAGCGTGGCAAGGGTGTGGGTGCGCAGGTGGCGTTGGCGCGGCGGGAATCACCGAACCGGGGATCCAGGTTGGTGGGTTTGGCCAGGGCACTGGTGCTGGAGATGCCACACACGCTGGCGGCGTTGAACTCCGGCCGGTTGAACGAGTGGCGGGCCACACCGCTCGTAAAGGAAACAGCCTGCCTCAGTGTTGAGGACCGGGCCGCGGTGGATGAGGAACTGGCTCCCGACACCGGGACTTTCGACGGGAAAGGCGACAAAGCGATTATCGCGGCCGCCAAGGCCGCCGCCTACCGGCGCGATCCTCGGTCGGTGGCTCAACGGGCCAGCCATGCCGCAAGTGAGCGGATGGTGAGCCTGCGCCCGGCGCCGGACACCATGACGTACCTGACAGCGTTGTTGCCGGTGGCCCAAGGCGTGGCGGTCTATGCTGCGTTGACTCGTGGTGCGGATTCGGCCCGTTCCAGTGGTGATCCCCGGGGCCGTGGACAGGTCATGGCCGACACCCTGACCGAACGCATCACCGGCACCCCGGGCGGGGTTGCCGCGGTTGAACTCCAGCTCGTCATGACCGACCGGACCCTCTTCGAGGGCGATTCCGAACCCGCCCGGCTCCACGGCTACGGCATCGTCCCCGCACCTTGGGCAAGAACCCTGATCGGTGCGGAAGAACCCCACACCCGGGTCGGGGCAAACGCCGCGACAGCGCAGGATCAAAACTTTACGGTCTGGGTCCGGCGGCTCTACACCGCACCCGGGAGCGGGGAACTCCTGGCCATGGACTCCAAAGCCAGGCTCTTCCCACACCGACACCGGCGATTCATCCAAGCCCGCGACCACACCTGCCGCACCCCGTACTGCGACGCGCCCATCCGGCACATCGACCACATCGTGCCCTGGCACTCCGGCGGAACCACCACCCTGGACAACGCAGCCGGACTCTGCGAAGCCTGCAACCACACCAAAGAAAACCCCGGCTGGACCGCCACACCCCTACCCGCAGAAACCCACACACTGCACATCAGCACACCCACCGGACACACCTACCAATCCAAAGCCCCACCACTCCCCGGACACCGACCCTCCAGAACGTGA
- the map gene encoding type I methionyl aminopeptidase: MIEILSPTELDRAKEAGALVANILQTLKSRATVGTNLLDIDRWAKSMILEAGAVSCYVDYAPSFGRGPFGHYICTGVNDAVLHGLPRNYALADGDLLTLDLAVLKDGIAADSAISFIVGESKPSESVAMIDATERALRAGIAAARPGARIGDISYAIGSVLTDAGYPVNTEFGGHGIGSTMHQDPHVPNMGRPGRGYKLRPGLLLALEPWVMADTAQLVTDADGWTLRSVTGCRTAHSEHTIAITDGEAEILTLPTLAH, encoded by the coding sequence ATGATTGAGATCCTGAGCCCCACCGAACTGGACCGGGCAAAAGAGGCAGGCGCGCTGGTTGCCAACATCCTGCAGACGCTGAAAAGCCGGGCAACAGTGGGCACAAATCTCCTGGACATAGACCGATGGGCAAAGTCCATGATCCTCGAAGCCGGGGCCGTCTCCTGTTACGTCGACTATGCTCCTTCCTTTGGCCGCGGACCATTCGGCCACTACATCTGCACAGGTGTCAACGACGCCGTCCTGCACGGCCTGCCCCGAAACTACGCACTGGCCGACGGCGACCTGCTGACCCTCGATCTGGCTGTCTTGAAAGATGGAATCGCAGCCGACTCGGCCATCAGCTTCATTGTGGGTGAATCCAAGCCATCCGAGAGCGTTGCAATGATTGACGCCACCGAGCGTGCCCTGCGAGCCGGGATTGCGGCTGCCCGGCCAGGAGCCCGCATCGGAGACATCTCTTATGCCATCGGTTCGGTCCTCACTGACGCCGGCTACCCCGTCAACACCGAGTTCGGCGGCCACGGCATCGGGTCAACCATGCATCAAGATCCCCACGTTCCCAACATGGGACGGCCCGGCCGCGGATACAAACTCCGCCCCGGCTTGCTACTCGCTTTGGAGCCCTGGGTGATGGCAGACACCGCACAATTGGTCACAGACGCGGACGGCTGGACGCTCCGAAGCGTGACCGGCTGCCGCACAGCGCACAGCGAACACACCATCGCCATCACCGACGGTGAAGCCGAAATCCTTACTTTGCCGACGCTGGCTCACTAG
- a CDS encoding helix-turn-helix domain-containing protein, with protein sequence MTTDFSTVLDAVGPRLRAMRTQRNVTLAEASEGTGISVSTLSRLESGQRKPTLELLLPIARLHQVPLEELIDAPQTGDPRIHLKPHVHEWGTAVPLTRRPGGIQAFKMILKSGTGKETPTPQSHEGYDWVYVLNGKLRLVLGGNDFVLKPGEVAEFDTRTPHWFASATSEPVELLTLFGQQGERLHVRARPKR encoded by the coding sequence ATGACTACCGATTTCAGCACCGTGCTCGACGCCGTCGGCCCTCGCCTGCGCGCCATGCGGACACAGCGCAACGTGACCCTCGCAGAAGCCTCGGAAGGGACGGGCATTTCCGTCAGCACGCTGTCCAGGTTGGAATCGGGCCAACGCAAGCCAACACTGGAGCTTCTCCTCCCCATAGCGAGGCTGCATCAAGTCCCCCTCGAAGAATTGATTGACGCCCCGCAAACAGGTGATCCGCGGATTCACCTCAAGCCGCACGTTCACGAGTGGGGAACCGCCGTTCCTTTGACTCGACGTCCCGGCGGAATCCAGGCGTTCAAAATGATCCTGAAGAGTGGCACGGGCAAAGAAACCCCGACGCCGCAATCACATGAGGGCTACGACTGGGTGTATGTCCTCAACGGCAAGCTCCGGCTGGTGCTGGGTGGGAACGACTTTGTCCTCAAGCCGGGCGAGGTGGCGGAATTCGATACCAGAACTCCGCACTGGTTTGCCAGTGCCACGTCAGAGCCCGTCGAGCTCCTTACCCTGTTCGGCCAGCAAGGCGAACGCCTTCACGTGCGGGCACGCCCCAAGCGATAG
- a CDS encoding NAD(P)/FAD-dependent oxidoreductase, giving the protein MAGEYDVVVVGGGAAGLSAAATLGRALRSVLVIDAGEPRNAPAAGVHGFLSRDGIDPRELLELGRTEARHYGADVVEGVAVAARSTADLTAGAEPAFEVELADGRTVGARRLLVTTGLTDVLPDIEGIRERWGRDVLHCPYCHGWEVRNKAIGILGSGPMALHQTLLFRQWSPNITLFLNDVVEPTEEEWEQLAARSITVVDGKVQALEVADDALRGVVLATGKVIPMEAVVTGPRLEARSTVLESLGVPSVEHPMGVGSHVEVNPMGGATSVPGVWAAGNVADLMGQVMASAASGVMAGAAINADLIMEETTSAVREARQAALSH; this is encoded by the coding sequence ATGGCCGGGGAGTATGACGTCGTTGTGGTGGGGGGTGGCGCAGCTGGGTTAAGTGCCGCCGCGACGCTGGGCAGGGCCTTGCGGTCCGTTCTCGTCATCGACGCCGGAGAGCCCCGGAACGCGCCCGCCGCCGGGGTTCACGGATTCCTATCCCGGGACGGAATCGACCCGCGGGAACTGCTGGAACTGGGGCGGACCGAAGCCCGGCACTACGGGGCGGACGTCGTGGAGGGCGTAGCCGTTGCGGCACGTTCGACGGCGGACCTCACCGCCGGAGCGGAACCCGCCTTCGAGGTGGAGTTGGCGGACGGCCGGACCGTGGGTGCCCGCCGCTTGCTGGTCACCACGGGTTTGACGGACGTCCTCCCGGACATCGAGGGCATCCGGGAACGGTGGGGCCGCGATGTCCTGCATTGTCCCTACTGCCATGGCTGGGAGGTCCGGAACAAGGCGATTGGAATTTTGGGCTCAGGGCCGATGGCTTTGCACCAGACACTGCTGTTCCGTCAATGGAGCCCCAACATCACGCTTTTCCTCAATGACGTCGTGGAACCGACGGAAGAAGAATGGGAACAACTTGCTGCCCGATCCATCACTGTGGTGGACGGCAAAGTCCAAGCGCTGGAAGTCGCTGACGACGCGTTGAGGGGTGTTGTCCTGGCTACGGGCAAAGTGATCCCCATGGAAGCTGTGGTGACCGGACCGCGTTTGGAGGCCAGGTCCACTGTGCTCGAGTCTTTGGGAGTTCCGTCGGTGGAGCACCCCATGGGCGTAGGAAGCCACGTGGAAGTAAACCCGATGGGCGGCGCAACATCGGTGCCAGGTGTCTGGGCTGCGGGAAACGTCGCGGATCTCATGGGGCAGGTCATGGCTTCTGCTGCGTCAGGAGTCATGGCGGGCGCTGCCATCAACGCCGATCTCATCATGGAGGAGACCACGTCGGCTGTGCGGGAAGCGCGCCAGGCAGCTCTATCCCACTAG
- a CDS encoding amidohydrolase: MTIDLEELYKDLHAHPELSFQETRTAGIAAGCLEDLGFTVHRNIGKTGVVGVLHNGPGPVVMLRADMDALPVKEATGLDYASTAVGVDHEGKDMPVMHACGHDVHVSCLVGAVEVLAAQRDEWQGTLIALFQPAEEWGGGAETMVSDGLYDMVPKPDIVLGQHVAPFPAGWFGMRPGVTMASADSLNITLHGRGGHGSRPETTVDPVLMAAATTVRLQGIVSRELAASDSAVVTVGQIHSGTKNNIIPETATLGLSVRTFNDDTRDKILGSIERIAKGEATASGAPKEPEIHFEERFPLTVNDEAATERVSAVFKAKFGETQIIDPGPVSGSEDVGVLAKAAGAPLVFWFLGGAEPALFKEFASTGRLPEDIPSNHSPYFAPVIQPTLTRGTEALVAAAREFLATPS, encoded by the coding sequence ATGACCATTGACCTCGAAGAGCTCTACAAAGACCTGCATGCCCATCCCGAATTGTCCTTCCAGGAGACCCGAACCGCCGGGATCGCCGCGGGTTGTCTTGAAGACCTCGGCTTCACAGTTCACCGCAACATCGGAAAGACCGGGGTTGTTGGTGTTCTGCACAACGGGCCCGGACCGGTGGTGATGCTCAGGGCAGACATGGATGCGTTGCCGGTCAAGGAAGCAACGGGTTTGGACTATGCGAGCACGGCTGTAGGTGTCGATCATGAGGGCAAGGACATGCCCGTCATGCATGCGTGCGGCCACGACGTGCACGTGAGCTGCCTTGTTGGCGCGGTGGAGGTCCTGGCCGCGCAGCGTGATGAGTGGCAAGGCACCCTGATAGCCCTCTTCCAGCCGGCCGAAGAATGGGGCGGCGGGGCAGAAACCATGGTTTCCGACGGGTTGTATGACATGGTGCCGAAACCGGACATCGTTCTGGGTCAACATGTGGCCCCTTTCCCCGCCGGATGGTTCGGCATGCGTCCCGGCGTCACTATGGCGTCCGCCGATTCCCTCAACATCACCTTGCATGGACGAGGGGGCCACGGATCGCGTCCGGAGACCACTGTTGATCCGGTATTGATGGCTGCTGCAACCACTGTCAGGTTGCAGGGCATCGTCTCGCGTGAACTCGCAGCCAGTGACTCCGCTGTGGTAACCGTGGGACAGATTCACTCAGGGACCAAGAACAACATCATCCCGGAAACGGCAACCCTGGGCCTTAGCGTCCGCACTTTCAACGACGACACCAGGGATAAGATCCTCGGTTCAATTGAGCGCATTGCCAAGGGGGAAGCCACAGCTTCAGGTGCTCCCAAGGAACCGGAAATCCACTTCGAAGAACGGTTCCCGCTGACAGTCAACGACGAAGCTGCCACCGAGAGGGTGTCGGCAGTTTTCAAGGCAAAGTTTGGCGAGACACAAATTATCGACCCCGGGCCTGTGTCCGGAAGCGAGGACGTGGGAGTCTTGGCCAAGGCTGCCGGTGCTCCGCTGGTGTTCTGGTTCCTGGGTGGCGCCGAGCCTGCCTTGTTCAAGGAATTCGCCTCAACGGGTCGCCTTCCCGAGGACATTCCGTCGAATCACTCGCCGTACTTTGCGCCGGTTATCCAGCCAACGCTGACACGAGGAACGGAAGCCCTGGTAGCGGCTGCCCGGGAGTTCCTGGCCACTCCGTCCTAG
- a CDS encoding cyclodeaminase/cyclohydrolase family protein → MKDSESVTTQQSTVEVWTKALAESTGSPGGGAGTGVMLSIAAALTSMVAGYTEAEEAQREQLGGIHARARALRQAALQLADDDASASDAFGGAFRLDPGPERDAAIHQASVDAAKASAVLGERAINAIEDLGWLASNGNPALIADVVVGFGALRAAIAGARTNVSFDLGSLTSAGTTLQEVREQHPELWNTVTRLGDALDRIDELTAAVDEKAAPTEAV, encoded by the coding sequence ATGAAAGATTCTGAATCAGTCACCACTCAGCAATCCACTGTGGAGGTTTGGACCAAGGCCTTGGCGGAATCCACCGGTTCGCCGGGCGGGGGTGCCGGGACCGGGGTCATGCTCTCCATCGCGGCCGCGTTAACGTCCATGGTGGCCGGATACACCGAAGCGGAGGAAGCCCAGCGTGAACAGCTCGGTGGCATCCACGCCCGCGCCCGTGCGCTCCGCCAAGCTGCGCTTCAATTAGCCGACGACGACGCGTCCGCCTCCGACGCTTTCGGCGGCGCCTTCCGCCTCGACCCCGGTCCGGAACGAGACGCAGCGATTCATCAGGCCTCCGTCGATGCTGCCAAGGCTTCAGCCGTCCTGGGGGAGCGCGCCATCAACGCCATCGAGGACCTCGGCTGGCTTGCTTCCAACGGGAACCCGGCGCTGATCGCCGATGTCGTTGTGGGCTTTGGAGCCCTCCGTGCGGCCATAGCGGGAGCTCGAACCAACGTGAGCTTCGACCTCGGGTCGCTGACCTCCGCCGGCACCACGCTCCAGGAAGTCAGGGAACAGCATCCAGAGCTTTGGAATACGGTGACCCGGCTCGGCGACGCCCTCGACAGAATCGACGAACTGACTGCCGCCGTCGACGAAAAAGCGGCGCCGACCGAAGCTGTCTAG
- a CDS encoding MFS transporter has product MYSPSSTQAPRSARPDMGQAAPWRDWTALALLMFPVLLVAVDNTALTFALPEIARSLDVGGVQLLWIVDAYPLVLAALLVSMGNLGDRIGRRRLLLIGSTGFAAVSAATAFAPSAEWLIAGRAGLGVFGAMLMPSTLSLIRNIFTDPNRRRLAIAVWAAGFSGGAALGPIFGGWLVEHFWWGAVFLVAAFLLLPLLAFGRLLIPESKDANPGRVDVTSIVLSVVTMAPFVYGIKEFAVHGFGASAAAFMGFGLVMGILFVRRQQRIENPMLDVALFKNKVFSTAIVANVLSLFSMTGFIYFFAQHLQLVEGQSPMEAGIAMIPALLATVIAGLLVVPLVKRVRPGFVVAAGLTLSAVGYLIVVVGDHGSGPVFLLSALTVLAVGVGAAETISNDLILASVPADKSGAASAISETGYELGSLLGTAVLGSILTASYQHNLIIPDGVSSQAAGKSGETLAGAVDAAAALPAPLSEALTVAARAAFESGVHITAAIGLVLMAGAAVLAAVVLRRVPKAQ; this is encoded by the coding sequence ATGTACTCGCCGTCCTCAACCCAAGCACCCCGTTCCGCCCGTCCCGATATGGGCCAGGCAGCACCGTGGCGCGATTGGACGGCACTGGCACTCCTGATGTTCCCGGTGCTGCTGGTGGCCGTCGACAACACCGCGCTCACCTTCGCCCTGCCCGAGATCGCCCGCTCCCTGGACGTGGGCGGCGTTCAACTGCTCTGGATTGTTGACGCCTATCCGCTGGTCCTCGCCGCGCTGCTCGTTTCCATGGGCAACCTCGGTGACAGAATCGGACGACGGCGGCTGCTGCTGATCGGCAGCACCGGATTCGCAGCGGTTTCGGCTGCTACGGCGTTCGCGCCTTCCGCTGAATGGCTGATTGCCGGACGCGCGGGCCTTGGTGTCTTCGGCGCCATGCTGATGCCCTCAACGCTGTCCCTGATCCGGAACATCTTCACCGATCCCAACCGCCGGCGGCTTGCGATCGCCGTCTGGGCTGCCGGGTTCTCCGGTGGCGCGGCGCTCGGCCCGATCTTCGGCGGCTGGCTGGTGGAGCACTTCTGGTGGGGTGCCGTCTTCCTGGTGGCAGCGTTCCTGCTCCTGCCGCTTCTGGCCTTCGGCCGGCTCCTCATTCCCGAGTCCAAGGACGCCAATCCTGGTCGCGTCGACGTGACCAGCATTGTCCTGTCCGTGGTCACCATGGCCCCGTTTGTCTACGGCATCAAGGAATTCGCAGTTCACGGCTTCGGAGCATCGGCTGCGGCTTTCATGGGCTTCGGCCTGGTGATGGGCATCCTGTTCGTTCGCCGCCAGCAGCGGATCGAGAACCCCATGCTGGACGTCGCCTTGTTCAAGAACAAGGTGTTCAGCACGGCAATCGTGGCAAACGTGCTGTCCTTGTTCTCCATGACGGGCTTCATCTACTTCTTTGCCCAGCACCTGCAGCTTGTTGAGGGACAGTCCCCCATGGAAGCAGGCATCGCCATGATTCCTGCCCTCCTGGCAACAGTCATCGCAGGCCTGCTGGTGGTGCCGCTGGTCAAGCGTGTCCGCCCCGGCTTCGTTGTCGCCGCGGGTCTGACGCTCAGCGCCGTCGGTTACTTGATTGTGGTGGTGGGCGACCACGGCAGCGGACCCGTTTTCCTGTTGTCAGCCCTGACCGTTCTCGCCGTGGGCGTCGGTGCTGCGGAAACCATCTCCAACGACCTCATCCTGGCCTCCGTACCTGCCGACAAGTCCGGCGCGGCCTCGGCCATTTCCGAGACCGGCTATGAACTGGGGTCGCTTCTGGGAACGGCTGTGCTCGGCTCGATCCTCACGGCTTCCTACCAGCACAACCTCATCATTCCGGACGGCGTCTCCTCGCAGGCCGCTGGGAAGTCCGGGGAAACCCTCGCCGGTGCTGTTGATGCGGCAGCCGCACTCCCGGCTCCGTTGTCGGAAGCGTTGACAGTCGCCGCCCGGGCAGCTTTCGAGTCCGGCGTCCACATCACTGCGGCGATTGGGCTGGTCCTGATGGCCGGCGCGGCAGTGCTCGCCGCCGTCGTGCTCCGGCGTGTGCCGAAGGCGCAGTAG
- a CDS encoding TetR/AcrR family transcriptional regulator, whose amino-acid sequence MPRKPVARDAVLDAFEALLIEVGERAATLDAVAKRAGVSKGGLLYHFPNKEALITALLERLDLLADEDTELMKASPDGSAAYFIRSSLWADTPMDRAFVAVTRLAEVAHEETRRRFAAIQQRWLDVLAEDVGPEVAKAVSYMGDGLYFNAIFEGGQEGGNAGREADVEILLGVLERLRK is encoded by the coding sequence ATGCCACGAAAACCAGTTGCCCGGGATGCCGTCCTGGATGCTTTCGAAGCCCTCCTTATCGAGGTGGGGGAGCGAGCTGCCACACTCGACGCCGTTGCCAAGCGCGCAGGGGTGTCCAAAGGCGGGCTGCTCTATCACTTCCCCAATAAGGAAGCGCTGATCACGGCCCTCCTTGAGCGCTTGGATCTCTTGGCCGACGAGGACACGGAACTGATGAAGGCGTCGCCCGATGGTTCCGCCGCCTACTTCATCCGCTCCTCGCTCTGGGCTGACACGCCCATGGATCGGGCTTTTGTCGCCGTCACCAGGTTGGCTGAGGTGGCCCACGAGGAAACGCGTCGCAGGTTCGCCGCCATTCAACAGCGGTGGCTGGACGTGCTCGCCGAGGACGTCGGCCCGGAGGTCGCCAAAGCTGTGAGCTACATGGGTGACGGCCTGTATTTCAATGCCATCTTCGAAGGTGGGCAGGAGGGTGGCAATGCCGGGCGGGAGGCCGACGTCGAAATCCTGCTCGGAGTCCTCGAGCGGCTGCGGAAGTAG
- the gcvP gene encoding aminomethyl-transferring glycine dehydrogenase, whose translation MTVSSASTTFVDRHIGARRQADIETMLKSVGYDTVDSLVDTAVPNDIRQDIALTLQNALSEVEVLAELRKLASKNKTAVQMIGQGYYDTVTPPVIRRNILESPAWYTAYTPYQPEISQGRLEALLNFQTMVQDLVGLPIANASLLDEATAVAEAVLMMRRANKNKAVQDGKTVLDADCLPQTIAIVKGRAEALGFEVEVADLSLGLPEGAINGVVLQQPGVSGRVFDHSAVIAEAKERGALVTVAADLLSLTLITPPGEQGADIAVGSAQRLGVPLFFGGPHAAYMAVQKGLERSMPGRLVGVSKDDAGVPAYRLALQTREQHIRREKATSNICTAQALLAIVASMYAVYHGPEGLKAIAETAHGHARTLAASLKAAGVEVLHGSFFDTITVRVPGKAAEIVAAAEAKGINLRGVDADTVGISVDETTTSEIVGGLLDVFGASVSEAVEGFAIEASVERTSDFMQHPVFNTHRSETQLLRYIRKLSDRDLALDRTMIPLGSCTMKLNATAEMEAISWPEFASIHPFAPDSQTEGWRELISDLEAQLTEITGYDQVSIQPNAGSQGELAGLLAIRGYHLSRGDEQRNVCLIPASAHGTNAASAVLAGMKVVVVATAPDGTIDHVDLKNKIEAHRDALSAIMITYPSTHGVYDADVREVCDAIHEAGGQVYIDGANLNALVGLAQPGKFGGDVSHLNLHKTFCIPHGGGGPGVGPVAAKAHLAPFMPGDAASWTEGNDVPISASRFGSAGVLPISWAYVKLMGGQGLTEATKSALLAANYIASRLNDHFPVLYTGEGGLVAHECILDLRELTAKTGVTAEDVAKRLIDFGFHAPTLAFPVAGTLMVEPTESEDLAEIDRFIEAMITIRKEIDQVAHGDFSVQDSPLRHAPHTAAAVVSSDWDRAYPREQAAFPVHHLKQDKYFPPVGRIDGAAGDRNLVCSCPPIEDFEN comes from the coding sequence GTGACGGTTAGTTCTGCCTCCACCACCTTCGTCGATCGGCATATTGGCGCCCGCCGCCAGGCCGACATTGAGACCATGCTCAAGTCCGTCGGCTACGACACTGTTGATTCGCTGGTTGACACCGCCGTCCCGAACGACATCCGCCAGGACATTGCCCTCACCCTGCAGAACGCGTTGAGCGAAGTTGAGGTTCTGGCCGAGCTCCGCAAGCTCGCGTCCAAGAACAAGACCGCTGTCCAGATGATCGGCCAAGGCTACTACGACACCGTGACCCCGCCGGTGATCCGCCGCAACATCCTTGAGTCCCCGGCCTGGTACACCGCCTACACCCCGTACCAGCCGGAAATCTCGCAGGGCCGCCTTGAGGCTCTCCTGAATTTCCAGACCATGGTCCAGGACCTGGTCGGCCTGCCGATCGCCAACGCCTCCCTGCTGGATGAAGCAACGGCCGTGGCCGAAGCCGTCCTCATGATGCGCAGGGCCAATAAGAACAAGGCTGTACAGGACGGTAAGACTGTCCTCGACGCCGACTGCCTCCCGCAGACGATCGCCATTGTGAAGGGCCGCGCTGAGGCTCTCGGCTTCGAGGTCGAGGTTGCCGATCTTTCCCTCGGTCTCCCGGAAGGCGCCATCAACGGCGTCGTCCTCCAGCAGCCGGGCGTTTCCGGCCGCGTGTTCGATCACTCAGCTGTGATCGCCGAGGCCAAGGAGCGTGGCGCGCTGGTTACCGTCGCCGCCGACCTCCTGTCCCTCACTCTCATCACCCCTCCGGGCGAGCAGGGTGCGGACATCGCCGTTGGCTCCGCACAGCGCCTGGGCGTTCCGTTGTTCTTCGGCGGCCCGCACGCCGCCTACATGGCGGTCCAGAAGGGCCTCGAGCGTTCCATGCCCGGCCGCCTGGTGGGCGTTTCCAAGGACGACGCCGGTGTCCCCGCCTACCGCTTGGCGCTGCAGACCCGAGAGCAGCACATCCGCCGCGAGAAGGCCACGTCCAACATCTGTACCGCCCAGGCGCTGCTGGCCATCGTGGCCTCGATGTACGCCGTTTACCACGGCCCCGAGGGCCTCAAGGCGATCGCTGAAACCGCGCACGGCCACGCCCGCACCCTGGCAGCGTCACTGAAGGCTGCCGGCGTCGAGGTCCTTCACGGCTCCTTCTTCGACACCATCACGGTCCGCGTCCCCGGCAAAGCGGCCGAGATCGTCGCTGCCGCCGAGGCCAAGGGCATCAACCTGCGCGGCGTTGACGCTGACACGGTGGGCATCTCCGTCGATGAGACCACCACGTCCGAGATTGTCGGCGGTCTCCTTGATGTCTTCGGCGCTTCGGTTTCCGAAGCTGTTGAAGGCTTCGCGATTGAGGCTTCCGTGGAGCGCACCAGCGACTTCATGCAGCACCCTGTGTTCAACACCCACCGCTCCGAAACCCAACTCCTGCGCTACATCCGGAAGCTCTCGGACCGCGACCTCGCGCTGGACCGCACCATGATCCCGCTGGGTTCCTGCACCATGAAGCTCAACGCCACCGCTGAGATGGAAGCCATTTCCTGGCCGGAGTTCGCCTCCATCCACCCGTTCGCCCCGGATTCCCAGACCGAGGGCTGGCGTGAACTCATCTCCGACCTCGAAGCACAGCTGACCGAGATCACCGGCTATGACCAGGTCTCCATTCAGCCGAACGCCGGTTCCCAGGGCGAGCTCGCCGGACTCCTGGCGATCCGTGGCTACCACCTGTCCCGCGGCGACGAGCAGCGCAATGTCTGCCTCATCCCCGCTTCTGCCCACGGCACCAACGCAGCCTCGGCAGTGCTGGCAGGCATGAAGGTTGTAGTTGTTGCTACCGCGCCTGATGGCACCATCGACCACGTTGACCTCAAGAACAAGATCGAAGCCCACCGGGATGCCCTCTCGGCCATCATGATCACCTACCCCTCCACGCACGGTGTGTACGACGCCGACGTCCGCGAGGTATGCGACGCCATCCACGAGGCCGGCGGCCAGGTCTACATCGACGGCGCCAACCTCAACGCACTCGTTGGGCTCGCCCAGCCGGGCAAGTTCGGCGGCGACGTGTCCCACCTGAACCTGCACAAGACTTTCTGCATCCCGCACGGCGGTGGCGGACCGGGCGTTGGTCCGGTTGCTGCCAAGGCGCACCTCGCACCGTTCATGCCGGGCGATGCAGCCTCCTGGACCGAAGGCAACGACGTCCCGATCTCCGCATCCCGCTTCGGTTCCGCCGGCGTCCTGCCGATTTCCTGGGCCTACGTGAAGCTCATGGGTGGCCAGGGACTGACGGAAGCCACCAAGTCCGCCCTGCTCGCTGCGAACTACATCGCCTCACGTCTCAACGACCACTTCCCGGTGCTGTACACCGGCGAAGGTGGTCTAGTGGCCCACGAGTGCATCCTGGACCTCCGTGAACTGACTGCCAAGACCGGCGTCACCGCTGAAGATGTGGCCAAGCGCCTCATCGACTTCGGCTTCCACGCCCCCACCCTGGCCTTCCCGGTTGCCGGAACTCTCATGGTGGAGCCCACCGAGTCCGAGGACCTGGCCGAGATCGACCGCTTCATCGAAGCCATGATCACCATCCGCAAGGAAATCGACCAGGTTGCCCACGGCGATTTCTCCGTGCAGGATTCCCCGCTTCGCCACGCGCCGCACACGGCTGCCGCCGTCGTAAGTTCTGATTGGGACCGTGCGTACCCGCGCGAGCAGGCCGCCTTCCCGGTCCACCACCTGAAGCAGGACAAGTACTTCCCGCCCGTAGGCCGCATCGACGGCGCAGCCGGAGACCGCAACCTGGTGTGCTCCTGCCCGCCCATCGAAGACTTCGAAAACTAA